The following coding sequences are from one Nicotiana tomentosiformis chromosome 3, ASM39032v3, whole genome shotgun sequence window:
- the LOC104088897 gene encoding 5-OH-xanthotoxin synthase-like, which produces MMASFFVSDFFPSLSWIDKLTGVTARLEKIFNDLDEFYKELIEQHLNPNRPKSMEGDILDILLQLKKEKSTPIDLTLEDIKALVMNVLLAGSDTSAAAVVWTMTALMKNPKAMKKVQEEIRKSVGKKSNIVTEDDIQNLPYFKAVIKESFRLYPPVPVLLPRESMEKSTLEQYEIQPGTIIHVNSWAILRDPEIWENSEQFIAERFLNSNIDFKGHDFDYIPFGAGRRGCPGIALGVASMELALSNLLYAFDWELPCGMKKEDIDTDVKPGITMHKKNELCLIPKNYL; this is translated from the exons ATGATGGCTAGTTTCTTTGTGTCTGATTTTTTCCCTTCTTTAAGCTGGATTGATAAACTTACTGGAGTTACAGCTCGACTTGAGAAGATTTTCAATGATTTGGATGAGTTTTATAAAGAACTCATTGAGCAGCATCTTAATCCCAATAGGCCAAAATCCATGGAAGGAGATATTCTTGATATTCTGCTCCAATTGAAGAAAGAGAAATCAACACCAATTGATCTCACTTTGGAGGATATAAAAGCACTTGTCATG AATGTGTTACTAGCAGGATCAGACACTAGCGCAGCTGCAGTAGTATGGACAATGACAGCCCTCATGAAGAATCCAAAAGCTATGAAGAAAGTCCAAGAAGAAATCAGAAAATCAGTTGGAAAGAAAAGCAATATTGTGACTGAAGATGATATCCAAAATCTTCCCTATTTCAAAGCAGTGATAAAGGAGTCTTTTAGATTGTACCCACCAGTTCCAGTCCTACTGCCAAGAGAATCAATGGAAAAATCCACATTAGAACAGTATGAAATTCAGCCGGGAACCATAATTCATGTTAATTCATGGGCTATACTAAGGGATCCTGAAATATGGGAAAATTCAGAACAATTTATAGCTGAAAGATTCTTGAATAGCAATATTGATTTTAAGGGCCATGACTTTGATTATATTCCATTTGGAGCTGGAAGAAGAGGATGCCCAGGGATAGCACTTGGAGTTGCATCCATGGAACTTGCATTATCAAATCTTCTTTATGCATTTGATTGGGAGTTACCTTGTGGGATGAAAAAAGAGGACATTGACACGGATGTTAAGCCTGGAATTACCATGCATAAGAAAAATGAACTTTGCCTTATCCCTAAAAATTATTTGTAG
- the LOC104088896 gene encoding 5-OH-xanthotoxin synthase-like — protein MILFLIFAAFPIILIFLLLKAKKGGKTNLPPGPIGLPFIGNLHQYDTLTPHLYFWKLSKKYGKIFSLKLASAPMVVVSSAKLAKEVLKTHDLVFCSRPSILCQQKLSYNGRDIVFSRYNDCWREMRKICVLQLFSLKKVQSFSPVREDEVSRMISRISQQAATSRITNLSKFMISLSSSIICRVAFGIRYDEEAHERKRFNFLLEESGAMMASFFVSDFFPSLSWIDKLTGVTARLEKIFNDLDEFYKELIEQHLNPNRPKSMEGDILDILLQLKKEKSTPIDLTLEDIKALVMNVLLAGSDTSAAAVVWTMTALMKNPKAMKKVQEEIRKSVGKKSNIVTEDDIQNLPYFKAVIKESFRLYPPVPVLLPRESMEKSTLEQYEIQPGTIIHVNSWAILRDPEIWENSEQFIAERFLNSNIDFKGHDFDYIPFGAGRRGCPGIALGVASMELALSNLLYAFDWELPCGMKKEDIDTDVKPGITMHKKNELCLIPKNYL, from the exons ATGATACTCTTTCTAATCTTTGCAGCCTTTCCTATCATTCTTATTTTCCTTCTTCTTAAAGCCAAAAAGGGTGGAAAAACTAATCTGCCACCAGGTCCTATAGGGCTTCCATTCATTGGAAATTTGCATCAATATGATACTTTAACCCCTCATCTTTATTTTTggaaactttccaaaaaatatgGAAAAATCTTCTCATTGAAACTTGCTTCTGCTCCAATGGTTGTAGTTTCTTCAGCAAAATTAGCAAAAGAAGTACTGAAGACGCACGATTTAGTATTTTGTAGTAGACCTTCTATTCTCTGCCAGCAAAAGTTGTCTTACAATGGTCGTGATATTGTCTTTTCACGTTACAATGATTGTTGGAGAGAAATGAGAAAAATTTGTGTGCTTCAACTATTTAGTCTCAAGAAAGTACAATCATTTAGTCCAGTTCGTGAAGATGAAGTCTCCAGAATGATCAGCAGAATATCTCAACAAGCTGCTACTTCTCGAATCACCAATTTGAGCAAATTTATGATTTCACTAAGTAGTAGTATTATTTGTAGAGTTGCTTTTGGTATTAGGTATGATGAAGAAGCACATGAAAGGAAGAGATTCAATTTTCTTTTAGAAGAATCTGGAGCAATGATGGCTAGTTTCTTTGTGTCTGATTTTTTCCCTTCTTTAAGCTGGATTGATAAACTTACTGGAGTTACAGCTCGACTTGAGAAGATTTTCAATGATTTGGATGAGTTTTATAAAGAACTCATTGAGCAGCATCTTAATCCCAATAGGCCAAAATCCATGGAAGGAGATATTCTTGATATTCTGCTCCAATTGAAGAAAGAGAAATCAACACCAATTGATCTCACTTTGGAGGATATAAAAGCACTTGTCATG AATGTGTTACTAGCAGGATCAGACACTAGCGCAGCTGCAGTAGTATGGACAATGACAGCCCTCATGAAGAATCCAAAAGCTATGAAGAAAGTCCAAGAAGAAATCAGAAAATCAGTTGGAAAGAAAAGCAATATTGTGACTGAAGATGATATCCAAAATCTTCCCTATTTCAAAGCAGTGATAAAGGAGTCTTTTAGATTGTACCCACCAGTTCCAGTCCTACTGCCAAGAGAATCAATGGAAAAATCCACACTAGAACAGTATGAAATTCAGCCGGGAACCATAATTCATGTTAATTCATGGGCTATACTAAGGGATCCTGAAATATGGGAAAATTCAGAACAATTTATAGCTGAAAGATTCTTGAATAGCAATATTGATTTTAAGGGCCATGACTTTGATTATATTCCATTTGGAGCTGGAAGAAGAGGATGCCCAGGGATAGCACTTGGAGTTGCATCCATGGAACTTGCATTATCAAATCTTCTTTATGCATTTGATTGGGAGTTACCTTGTGGGATGAAAAAAGAGGACATTGACACGGATGTTAAGCCTGGAATTACCATGCATAAGAAAAATGAACTTTGCCTTATCCCTAAAAATTATTTGTAG